The Microbacterium foliorum genome has a window encoding:
- a CDS encoding Lrp/AsnC family transcriptional regulator → MVTLAKAQLDEVDLEILAVLTRDAEVTNKALARGLGLAESTCAHRVRSLRERGIIRDTRIRVDEAALGSPLQAIIKVRLANHTGPKVTALFDALAGIPRVLQVFHVAGVDDFLVHVAVQDATALRDIVLEHITVHPVVRGTETQLVFELRDGAGLLAR, encoded by the coding sequence ATGGTCACGTTGGCGAAAGCGCAACTCGACGAGGTCGATCTCGAGATCCTCGCCGTGCTCACCCGAGACGCCGAGGTCACCAACAAGGCGCTCGCCCGCGGCCTGGGTCTCGCCGAATCGACCTGCGCCCACCGGGTGCGCTCTCTGCGCGAACGAGGGATCATCCGCGACACCCGCATCAGGGTCGACGAGGCCGCCCTCGGATCGCCGCTGCAGGCGATCATCAAAGTGCGGCTGGCGAACCACACCGGCCCGAAGGTCACCGCACTGTTCGACGCGCTCGCCGGCATCCCCCGGGTGCTGCAGGTGTTCCACGTCGCGGGCGTCGACGACTTCCTGGTGCACGTCGCGGTGCAGGATGCCACGGCGCTGCGCGACATCGTGCTCGAGCACATCACGGTGCACCCCGTGGTGCGCGGTACCGAGACCCAACTGGTGTTCGAGCTGCGCGACGGCGCGGGTCTGCTCGCGCGCTGA
- a CDS encoding AMP-binding protein: MSRSATAATTSVREMRDFLFANATDYAAARDGFSWPTPATFNFALEWFDVIAGERPERPAVQIVSADLTRRSWTYGELSARSDQVAAWLTGIGIRRGDHVIVMLGNTIELWEVMLAITKIGAVSIPTSTLLSASDLAYRVEHGRARAIVTTGGLAERIADIDAQVLRIGVGDGIPEGWTRFDDSTTAPTTFEPDAPTPADATALLYFTSGTTSRPKLVQHTHVSYPIGHLSTMWWLGVRPDDVHLNISSPGWAKHAWSSFYSPFLAEATVFVYNYDRFDANTLMQVMDTHHVSTFCAPPTVWRMLIQADLGRLTHPPRELVGAGEPLNPEVIDRVRDAWGGTIRDGFGQTEMTACVGNSPGQVVKVGSMGRPLPGYPVVLLDPATGELADAEGEIALDLAHPPTGLMAGYYDDPEKTAESRMGGYHHTGDIAQRDADGYLTYIGRADDVFKASDYKISPFELESVLLEHDLVVEAAVIPSPDPTRLAVPKAYVCLRADAAVDDTAAARSIFAYAHDRLSAHLRVRIIEFVPELPKTISGKIRRVELRARESERVASGDDARQHLDRDYR; encoded by the coding sequence ATGAGCCGCAGCGCCACCGCAGCCACGACATCGGTCCGAGAGATGCGCGACTTCCTCTTCGCGAACGCCACCGACTACGCCGCGGCCCGCGACGGATTCTCGTGGCCGACACCCGCGACGTTCAACTTCGCACTGGAGTGGTTCGACGTCATCGCCGGCGAGAGGCCCGAGCGCCCGGCCGTGCAGATCGTCTCCGCCGACCTCACCCGCAGGTCGTGGACGTACGGCGAGCTGTCGGCGCGTTCCGACCAGGTCGCCGCGTGGCTCACCGGCATCGGCATCCGCCGGGGCGACCACGTGATCGTGATGCTCGGCAACACGATCGAGCTGTGGGAGGTGATGCTCGCGATCACCAAGATCGGGGCCGTGTCGATCCCCACCTCGACGCTGCTCTCGGCATCCGACCTCGCCTACCGCGTCGAGCACGGCCGCGCCCGCGCGATCGTGACGACGGGCGGACTCGCCGAGCGCATCGCCGACATCGACGCGCAGGTGCTGCGCATCGGGGTGGGCGACGGCATCCCCGAGGGGTGGACGCGCTTCGACGACTCGACCACCGCGCCGACGACGTTCGAGCCGGATGCACCGACCCCCGCCGACGCCACGGCCCTGCTCTACTTCACGAGCGGCACCACCAGCCGTCCGAAGCTCGTGCAGCACACGCACGTCTCGTACCCGATCGGGCACCTGTCGACGATGTGGTGGCTGGGCGTGCGTCCCGACGACGTGCACCTCAACATCTCGTCACCCGGCTGGGCCAAGCACGCCTGGTCGAGCTTCTACTCGCCGTTCCTCGCCGAGGCCACGGTGTTCGTGTACAACTACGACCGCTTCGACGCGAACACTCTCATGCAGGTCATGGACACCCACCACGTCTCGACGTTCTGCGCCCCGCCGACGGTCTGGCGCATGCTGATCCAGGCGGATCTCGGGCGCCTCACCCACCCGCCGCGCGAACTCGTCGGCGCCGGCGAACCGCTGAATCCCGAGGTCATCGACCGCGTGCGCGACGCCTGGGGCGGCACGATCCGCGACGGATTCGGGCAGACCGAGATGACGGCCTGCGTCGGCAACTCCCCCGGTCAGGTCGTGAAGGTCGGCTCGATGGGCCGCCCCCTTCCCGGTTACCCGGTCGTGCTGCTTGACCCCGCGACCGGCGAGCTCGCCGACGCCGAGGGCGAGATCGCGCTGGACCTCGCGCATCCGCCCACAGGGCTCATGGCCGGGTACTACGACGATCCCGAGAAGACGGCCGAGTCGCGGATGGGCGGCTATCACCACACCGGTGACATCGCGCAGCGGGATGCCGACGGCTACCTCACCTACATCGGTCGCGCCGACGACGTCTTCAAGGCATCGGACTACAAGATCTCACCGTTCGAGCTCGAGTCGGTGCTGCTGGAGCACGACCTCGTGGTCGAGGCGGCGGTGATTCCCAGCCCCGATCCCACGCGGCTGGCGGTGCCCAAGGCGTATGTCTGCCTGCGGGCGGATGCGGCGGTCGACGACACCGCGGCCGCACGGTCGATCTTCGCGTACGCCCACGACCGACTCTCCGCCCATCTGCGGGTGCGCATCATCGAGTTCGTGCCCGAGCTGCCCAAGACGATCTCGGGCAAGATCCGCCGGGTGGAGCTGCGGGCGCGCGAGAGCGAGCGCGTCGCCTCGGGAGACGACGCGCGGCAGCACCTCGACCGCGACTACCGCTGA
- a CDS encoding MATE family efflux transporter, with protein sequence MATSLTTGRPWRVILSFSIPLLLGNVVQQMYQFADAVVVGRHLGVQSLAAVGATGSLLFLLIGFAWGLTSGFAIPIAQAFGAGDGAAVRRSVATGVILTGATSVVLTVVAPLIAAPLLDLLQTPAELMPEATTFTQISFIGASATMFFNYLSAIIRAIGDSRTPLIFLTVSCVLNVALVVLMVGPLDWGVGGAALATVIAQAVSVVLCLEFVRRRLPMLHLRRADWRVSRDDVREHLRLGLPMGFQASIIAIGTLTVQVALNTLGSDAVAAYTTASRVDGLAVAFLSSLGLASSMYAAQNLGGRRPDRIRRGVIEGTWMAVITGALLGALIIAFGTSMVRLFVGEGSDEVVRLAHLMLVINGCGYWALGVLFVLRGALQGLGHTLIPTVTGVIELVMRVGAAVVLGALIGFEGVALSNPLAWLGAITLLVPAYVRAHRSLARMPVDPVESTETSAIAIVGPTDGSMVVDAVLTQPVRVVRGSRFAWLTRR encoded by the coding sequence ATGGCCACCTCCCTCACCACGGGCCGCCCGTGGCGCGTCATCCTCTCGTTCTCGATCCCGCTGCTGCTCGGCAACGTCGTGCAGCAGATGTACCAGTTCGCCGACGCCGTCGTCGTCGGCAGGCACCTCGGCGTGCAGTCGCTCGCCGCCGTCGGCGCGACGGGCAGCCTGCTGTTCCTGCTGATCGGATTCGCGTGGGGTCTCACCAGCGGCTTCGCGATCCCCATCGCCCAGGCATTCGGTGCGGGCGACGGCGCTGCCGTGCGGCGATCCGTCGCGACCGGCGTGATCCTGACCGGTGCGACGAGTGTGGTCCTCACCGTCGTCGCGCCGCTGATCGCGGCGCCCCTGCTCGATCTGCTCCAGACGCCCGCAGAGCTCATGCCCGAGGCGACGACCTTCACGCAGATCAGCTTCATCGGCGCGAGCGCGACGATGTTCTTCAACTACCTGTCGGCGATCATCCGTGCGATCGGCGACTCCCGCACCCCGCTGATCTTCCTCACCGTCTCGTGCGTCCTCAACGTCGCACTGGTCGTGCTGATGGTGGGTCCGCTCGACTGGGGCGTGGGCGGCGCGGCGCTCGCCACCGTCATCGCACAGGCGGTCTCGGTGGTGCTCTGCCTCGAGTTCGTGCGTCGTCGTCTGCCGATGCTGCACCTGCGCCGTGCGGACTGGCGGGTCTCCCGCGACGACGTCCGCGAGCACCTGCGGCTCGGTCTGCCGATGGGGTTCCAGGCGTCGATCATCGCGATCGGCACCCTCACCGTGCAGGTCGCGCTGAACACCCTCGGCTCCGATGCGGTCGCCGCGTACACCACGGCTTCCCGCGTCGACGGTCTGGCGGTGGCGTTCCTGTCGTCGCTGGGACTCGCGTCCTCGATGTACGCGGCGCAGAATCTGGGCGGTCGGCGGCCCGACCGCATCCGCCGAGGAGTCATCGAGGGCACCTGGATGGCGGTGATCACGGGCGCCCTGCTCGGCGCGCTCATCATCGCGTTCGGCACCTCCATGGTGCGGCTGTTCGTGGGGGAGGGGTCCGACGAGGTCGTGCGCCTCGCGCACCTCATGCTCGTCATCAACGGATGCGGCTACTGGGCGCTCGGGGTGCTGTTCGTGCTCCGCGGCGCGCTGCAGGGACTCGGCCACACCCTCATCCCCACGGTCACCGGCGTCATCGAGCTGGTGATGCGGGTGGGCGCGGCCGTCGTGCTGGGCGCACTGATCGGCTTCGAGGGGGTGGCTCTCAGCAACCCGCTGGCGTGGCTCGGGGCGATCACGCTGCTGGTTCCGGCCTACGTGCGCGCCCACCGGTCGCTCGCGCGCATGCCGGTCGACCCGGTCGAGTCCACCGAGACGTCCGCCATCGCGATCGTCGGACCCACCGACGGATCCATGGTCGTCGATGCGGTGCTCACCCAGCCCGTGCGGGTGGTGCGCGGCTCGCGGTTCGCCTGGCTGACCCGGCGCTGA
- the chvE gene encoding multiple monosaccharide ABC transporter substrate-binding protein gives MKKKYALAALGLVGALALAGCGGGGAGSTGGPAGAEGADKGDMLIGVSMPTETSERWIADGDAVQAGLEDAGYQVELQYAGDDIPTQGQQIDQMITKGADLLIVAAIDGTALSSQLDAAAAANIPVISYDRLIRDSEHVDFYVTFDNYKVGVQQATSLLVGLGVLDADGKETGQKGPFNIELFAGSLDDNNAHFFWKGAMDTLQPFIDDGVLAVPSGQVEIEQAATLRWQQETAQKRMEDLLTSTYGNGTKLDGVLSPYDGLSRGIITALQGTGGFGATIADGLPVVTGQDAEIASITLIDKGVQFSSIFKDTRKLAEQSVVAAEAMLEGDEPEANDTETYDNGVKVVPSYLLQSDIVYKDNITSLLVDSGYWTQAEVDSGVAE, from the coding sequence ATGAAGAAGAAGTACGCACTGGCCGCACTCGGCCTGGTCGGGGCACTCGCCCTCGCCGGCTGTGGCGGAGGAGGAGCAGGCTCGACCGGCGGACCCGCAGGAGCAGAGGGCGCCGACAAGGGCGACATGCTCATCGGCGTCTCGATGCCGACCGAGACCTCGGAGCGCTGGATCGCCGACGGCGACGCGGTGCAGGCGGGCCTCGAGGATGCCGGGTACCAGGTCGAGCTGCAGTACGCCGGCGACGACATCCCCACTCAGGGTCAGCAGATCGACCAGATGATCACCAAGGGCGCCGACCTGCTCATCGTCGCGGCCATCGACGGCACCGCGCTGTCGTCGCAGCTCGACGCCGCGGCGGCCGCCAACATCCCGGTGATCTCCTACGACCGCCTGATCCGCGACAGCGAGCACGTCGACTTCTACGTGACCTTCGACAACTACAAGGTCGGCGTGCAGCAGGCCACCTCGCTGCTCGTCGGCCTCGGAGTCCTCGACGCCGACGGCAAGGAGACCGGCCAGAAGGGGCCCTTCAACATCGAGCTGTTCGCCGGCTCGCTCGACGACAACAACGCGCACTTCTTCTGGAAGGGCGCGATGGACACCCTGCAGCCGTTCATCGACGACGGCGTGCTCGCGGTTCCGTCCGGCCAGGTCGAGATCGAGCAGGCCGCGACCCTGCGCTGGCAGCAGGAGACCGCACAGAAGCGCATGGAGGATCTGCTGACCTCGACCTACGGCAACGGCACGAAGCTCGACGGAGTGCTGTCGCCGTACGACGGGCTCTCGCGCGGCATCATCACGGCGCTGCAGGGCACCGGCGGGTTCGGGGCCACCATCGCCGACGGCCTGCCCGTCGTCACGGGCCAGGATGCCGAGATCGCCTCCATCACGCTGATCGACAAGGGCGTGCAGTTCTCGTCGATCTTCAAGGACACCCGCAAGCTCGCCGAGCAGTCGGTCGTCGCCGCAGAGGCGATGCTCGAGGGCGATGAGCCCGAGGCGAACGACACCGAGACCTACGACAACGGGGTGAAGGTCGTGCCCTCGTACCTGCTGCAGTCCGACATCGTCTACAAGGACAACATCACCTCGCTCCTGGTCGACTCCGGCTACTGGACGCAGGCCGAGGTCGACTCGGGCGTCGCCGAATAG
- the mmsA gene encoding multiple monosaccharide ABC transporter ATP-binding protein gives MTTPVLQMREIEKSFPGVKALQGVSLDVNRGEILAICGENGAGKSTLMKVLSGVYPHGTYDGEIIYEGEVAAFGAITDSEQKGIVIIHQELALIPYLSVAENIFLGNERRAKNGLIDWDRANAEASALLAQVGLDENPATPVAQLGVGKQQLVEIAKALSKNVRLLILDEPTAALNDTDSAHLLDLLRRLRDEGMTSIIISHKLNEIAEIADRTTIIRDGKTIETLDMKDPASTQERIIRGMVGRDLAHRYPERVSNPGEEVLRIENWSVSHPTQPGRVMVDDASLSVRAGEVVGIAGLMGAGRTELAMSVFGRTYGRHARGKVFVRGKEVNTSTTSAAIRAGIAYATEDRKRFGLNLIDDIRHNITMASLRLISPGGWINANRELQVAEQYRAELNIKTPSVLQLVGNLSGGNQQKVVLSKWIQTAPDVLILDEPTRGIDVGAKYEIYTIINRLVAAGKGVLVISSELPELLGICDRIYTLAFGRITGELPAAEATQENLMQLMTLERTAAR, from the coding sequence ATGACGACACCGGTTCTGCAGATGCGGGAGATCGAGAAGAGCTTCCCGGGTGTGAAGGCGCTCCAGGGCGTCAGCCTCGACGTGAACCGCGGCGAGATCCTCGCGATCTGCGGCGAGAACGGCGCGGGCAAGTCCACCCTCATGAAGGTGCTCTCCGGCGTCTATCCGCACGGCACGTACGACGGCGAGATCATCTACGAGGGCGAGGTGGCCGCCTTCGGCGCGATCACCGACTCCGAGCAGAAGGGGATCGTGATCATCCACCAGGAGCTCGCGCTGATCCCCTATCTGAGCGTCGCCGAGAACATCTTCCTCGGCAACGAGCGTCGGGCGAAGAACGGCCTCATCGACTGGGACAGGGCGAACGCCGAGGCATCCGCGCTCCTCGCACAGGTGGGGCTCGACGAGAACCCGGCCACGCCCGTCGCGCAGCTCGGCGTGGGAAAGCAGCAGCTCGTCGAGATCGCCAAGGCGCTGTCGAAGAACGTGCGCCTGCTGATCCTCGACGAGCCGACCGCCGCGCTCAACGACACCGATTCCGCGCACCTGCTCGATCTGCTTCGCCGGCTGCGCGACGAGGGCATGACGTCGATCATCATCTCGCACAAGCTCAACGAGATCGCCGAGATCGCCGACCGCACCACGATCATCCGCGACGGCAAGACGATCGAGACCCTCGACATGAAGGATCCCGCCTCGACCCAGGAGCGGATAATCCGGGGAATGGTCGGCCGCGATCTGGCCCACCGCTACCCCGAGCGCGTCTCGAACCCGGGCGAGGAGGTGCTGCGCATCGAGAACTGGTCGGTGAGCCACCCCACCCAGCCGGGACGCGTCATGGTCGACGACGCCTCTCTGTCGGTCCGCGCCGGAGAGGTCGTCGGCATCGCCGGTCTCATGGGCGCCGGACGCACGGAACTCGCGATGAGCGTGTTCGGGCGCACCTACGGACGCCATGCACGCGGCAAGGTCTTCGTCCGCGGCAAAGAGGTGAACACCTCGACGACGAGCGCCGCCATCCGTGCGGGCATCGCCTACGCCACCGAGGACCGCAAGCGATTCGGGCTCAACCTCATCGACGACATCCGGCACAACATCACCATGGCGTCACTGCGCCTGATCAGCCCCGGCGGATGGATCAATGCCAACCGCGAACTGCAGGTGGCGGAGCAGTACCGTGCCGAGCTGAACATCAAGACCCCCAGCGTGCTCCAGCTCGTCGGCAACCTCTCCGGAGGCAATCAGCAGAAGGTCGTGCTGAGCAAGTGGATCCAGACCGCACCCGACGTCCTGATCCTCGACGAGCCGACCCGCGGTATCGACGTCGGCGCGAAGTACGAGATCTACACGATCATCAATCGCCTGGTCGCGGCCGGCAAGGGAGTGCTGGTGATCTCCTCGGAGCTGCCCGAGCTCCTCGGCATCTGCGACCGCATCTACACCCTGGCCTTCGGCAGGATCACCGGTGAACTCCCCGCCGCAGAAGCCACACAGGAGAACCTCATGCAGCTCATGACCCTCGAAAGGACGGCCGCGCGATGA
- the mmsB gene encoding multiple monosaccharide ABC transporter permease — MTGVSNLFSLATRNLRQSGILVAFIAIVAFFAILNPTFLSPGNLTNIVLQYSYILILAIGMVIVIIAGHIDLSVGSVVALTGATAAVIVIRGQQPWWVGVLAAIAVGLLVGAWQGFWVAYVGIPAFIVTLAGMLLFRGLTFIVLSNVSLSPFGGTYYSIANGFINGLFGGYGVDVFTLVIFAIGVVGYAVWQVRSRRSKLAHQQSVEALGWFVAKIAIVAAVVMWFGYQLSTSRGLPFVLIILAVLIIAYSVITQKSVFGRHVYAIGGNLHAALLSGVNVQRVNFWIFVNMGMLAGIAGVVFSSRTNGAQPGAGNMFELDAIAACFIGGAAVTGGVGRVGGAIVGGLIMAVMSNGMQLMGLDQATQQVVKGLVLLIAVAFDVWNKRRAGAAR, encoded by the coding sequence ATGACCGGCGTCAGCAACCTCTTCAGCCTCGCCACACGGAACCTCCGCCAGAGCGGCATCCTCGTCGCCTTCATCGCGATCGTCGCGTTCTTCGCGATCCTGAACCCGACGTTCCTCTCGCCGGGCAACCTCACGAACATCGTCCTCCAGTACTCCTACATCCTGATCCTCGCGATCGGCATGGTGATCGTCATCATCGCGGGCCACATCGATCTGTCCGTCGGCTCGGTGGTGGCGCTCACCGGTGCGACGGCCGCTGTCATCGTGATCCGCGGACAGCAGCCGTGGTGGGTGGGCGTTCTCGCGGCGATCGCCGTCGGGCTGCTCGTCGGGGCCTGGCAGGGCTTCTGGGTGGCGTACGTCGGCATCCCCGCCTTCATCGTGACGCTGGCCGGCATGCTCCTGTTCCGCGGACTCACCTTCATCGTGCTGAGCAACGTCTCGCTGTCGCCGTTCGGCGGCACCTACTACTCGATCGCCAACGGGTTCATAAACGGCTTGTTCGGCGGATACGGGGTCGACGTGTTCACTCTCGTGATCTTCGCGATCGGCGTCGTCGGCTACGCCGTCTGGCAGGTCCGCAGCCGCCGGTCGAAGCTCGCTCACCAACAGTCGGTCGAGGCACTGGGCTGGTTCGTCGCCAAGATCGCGATCGTGGCGGCCGTCGTGATGTGGTTCGGCTACCAGCTCTCCACCAGCCGCGGCCTGCCGTTCGTGCTGATCATCCTCGCGGTGCTGATCATCGCGTACTCGGTGATCACGCAGAAGAGCGTGTTCGGCCGCCACGTCTACGCGATCGGCGGCAACCTGCACGCGGCCCTGCTCAGCGGCGTGAACGTGCAGAGGGTCAACTTCTGGATCTTCGTGAACATGGGCATGCTCGCCGGAATCGCCGGGGTCGTGTTCTCGTCGCGCACGAACGGTGCCCAGCCGGGGGCGGGCAACATGTTCGAGCTCGACGCCATCGCCGCCTGCTTCATCGGCGGTGCGGCCGTCACCGGCGGTGTCGGCCGCGTGGGCGGGGCGATCGTCGGTGGCCTGATCATGGCGGTGATGAGCAACGGCATGCAGCTCATGGGTCTGGACCAGGCGACCCAGCAGGTGGTCAAGGGTCTCGTGCTGCTGATCGCGGTCGCCTTCGACGTCTGGAACAAGCGTCGGGCCGGTGCCGCCCGCTGA
- a CDS encoding ROK family transcriptional regulator produces the protein MSRWPAGSQSGLREANTAKIVDAVKRFGGLTQVELAEATSLSTATVSAIVKELGLSGLIETHPTSRSGRRAQLVTIARRAGLVAAVQIGNRSMRVRLSDVGQDVLADRSMPLPTDHAEDTVLDRITLLIIDMLGMIAADADDLIGVCIALPAPIDPETGLIAYSGVMRRWETRPVAEVVEQRIGCPVLVEKDANLAALAEATLGTARDVKDSLFVHASYTASAGVVLNSQIYRGRSGTAGEIGHVQVDPAGSVCACGQRGCLETVAGAEAVTAPLRATFGQVTFKDVIARAAAGDPGCARVVADAATALGRVVAAAHQSLAPEVITVGGELVDAGPIFLLPFAAAVRDNAPQGRTPRRDPVPSSFGRDAVLTGAIIHILQSTDPSQLLEDRS, from the coding sequence ATGAGCAGATGGCCCGCGGGATCCCAGTCGGGGTTGCGCGAGGCCAACACGGCGAAGATCGTCGATGCGGTCAAGCGCTTCGGCGGGCTCACCCAGGTCGAGCTCGCCGAAGCGACCAGCCTCTCGACGGCCACCGTCTCGGCCATCGTGAAGGAGCTCGGCCTCTCGGGCCTCATCGAGACGCACCCGACCTCGCGCAGCGGACGCCGTGCGCAGCTCGTGACGATCGCTCGGCGGGCGGGCCTGGTCGCCGCCGTGCAGATCGGCAACCGCAGCATGCGCGTGCGGCTCTCCGACGTGGGACAGGACGTCCTGGCCGACCGGTCGATGCCGCTGCCGACGGACCACGCCGAAGACACGGTGCTCGATCGCATCACTCTTCTCATCATCGACATGCTCGGCATGATCGCCGCGGATGCCGACGATCTGATCGGCGTCTGCATCGCCCTGCCCGCACCGATCGACCCGGAGACGGGGCTGATCGCCTACAGCGGGGTGATGCGCCGATGGGAGACGCGGCCGGTCGCCGAGGTCGTCGAGCAGCGGATCGGCTGCCCCGTGCTCGTCGAGAAGGACGCGAACCTCGCCGCCCTCGCCGAGGCCACGCTGGGCACGGCGCGAGACGTGAAGGACAGCCTGTTCGTGCATGCTTCGTACACGGCGAGCGCCGGCGTGGTCCTGAATTCGCAGATCTACCGTGGACGCTCCGGAACGGCGGGCGAGATCGGCCATGTGCAGGTCGACCCCGCGGGATCCGTCTGCGCCTGCGGGCAGCGCGGCTGCCTCGAAACCGTGGCCGGGGCCGAAGCGGTCACCGCGCCCCTGCGCGCCACCTTCGGGCAGGTGACGTTCAAAGATGTCATCGCCCGCGCGGCCGCGGGCGACCCCGGGTGCGCGCGGGTCGTCGCCGACGCCGCGACCGCACTCGGACGCGTCGTGGCGGCCGCCCACCAGTCGCTCGCGCCCGAGGTGATCACGGTCGGGGGCGAGCTGGTCGACGCGGGGCCCATCTTCCTGCTGCCGTTCGCCGCCGCCGTCCGCGACAACGCGCCGCAGGGGCGGACTCCGCGGCGCGACCCTGTGCCCTCGTCGTTCGGCAGGGACGCCGTTCTCACCGGCGCGATCATCCACATCCTGCAGTCGACGGATCCGTCGCAGCTGCTCGAGGACCGCTCGTGA